The Gadus morhua chromosome 10, gadMor3.0, whole genome shotgun sequence genome segment TGGATGAGGATCCAACATCTTCTGTTCCTTAACCTAAGACCTACgaagacgcccccccccccatacctatGGAGACCCACCCCCATAGGTATGAAGACCCCCCACCATACTTATGAAGACCGGCTCTCCCCCATACCATTGGTATGAAGACCCCCATACCTATGAagacactaggggtgggaaaaataatcgattcttcgatgcatcgcgattctcgctagaactattctgtctcgatgcagataaattaataattttattttttttgcctgctgcaacattctgttcgccagagagggataatttttgtaattttaaaattattgaatttatgttctgtgtgtattggccaatccgattggtcttgacacgattgcgattcagcctacgtaTAGCATGcgtgcaaactcacagccagacacaagatctgtctaattcaagagcagcttttcctttaatgacatagaaaagaaagattagaaagaaaatatatctgaaacttattttttgcatgcttccatattgtgttataatgcaagctgcattgattattgcattgttcatagaaagtcatatttgtgacaaaagcctTCTCTCctatgaaatattagataagttaattcatctgttgatttctttaatgatcatcacaaaagtaggaagtgattagcaaactctgagtagcaaacccagatgtatatacaggtgctggtcaaattattagaatatcatgaaaaagttgatttatttcattaattccatttagaaagtcaaacctgtagaatgtatacattcattccaaacagactgatacattataagtgttttttgccaaaaagaagatgattatagctgacaaccaatgaaaaccctaaattcaacatctcagaaaattagaatatggtgaaaaggtcagatattgaagacacctggtgccacactctaattagctaactaactcaaaacacctggaaaagcctttaaatggtctctcgttttgattctgtatgacacacaatcatggggaagactgctgacttgacaactgtccaaaagatgaccattgatactttaaagaaggagggcaagacacaaaaggtcattgccaaagaggttggatgttcccagagctctgtgtccaagcacattaatagagaggcgaagggaagaaaaagatgtggtagaaaagagtgtacaagcaagagggataaacgcgccctggagaggattgtcaaacaaaaccgattcaaaaatgtgggggagatccacaaagagtggactgtagctggagtcagtgcttcaagaagcaccacacaccgacgtatgcaagatatgggcttcagctgtcgcattcctcgtgtaaagccactcttgaataagagacaacgtcaaaagcgtctcgcctgggctcaagacaaaaaggactggactgctgctgagtggtccaaagttatgttttcagatgaaagtaaattttgtatctcctttggaaatcaaggtcccagagtctggaggaagacaggagaggcacagaatccacgttgcctgaagtccagtgtaaaatttccacagtcagtaatggtctggggtgccatgtcatctgctgctgttggtccactgtgtttcctgaggtccagggtcaatgcagcagtctaccaggaagttttagaacactttatgctgcctgccgcggaccaactttatggaggtgacgatttcattttccaacatgacttggcacctgcacacagtgccaaatctaccagtacctggtttaaggaccatggtatccctcttcttgattggcctgcaaactcacctgaccttaaccccatagaaaacctatagggtattgtgaagcggaagatgcgagatgccagacccaacaatgctgaagagctgaaggccactattaaagcaacctgggctctcataacacctgagtagtgcaacagactggtcgactccatgccacgccgtattgctgcagcaattcaggcaaaaggagctgcaactaagtattgattgccatacatgctgaaactttccatgttcatacttttcagttggcccacatttctaaaaaatcattttttgtactagtcgtaactaatattctaattttctgagatactgaatttgggattttcagtaattgtcagtactaatcatccaaattaaaagaaataaacatttcaaatatatcactctgtgtgtaatgaattgatataatatgtaagtttcacgttctgaatataattactgaaataaatcaactttttcatgatattctaataatttgaccagcacctgtatatatttttgaaaatcacacatggaaatgtacaaaagattttgcatcgagatgcatcgataatcgcttcagaatcgaatcgttgacctcataatcggaatgtAATCGAAttgtgaggtgccaagagattcccatccctagaagacaccccccccataccaaggacccccccccccccataggtatgaccccccccctccataggtatgaagctccccccccctccatacgTACGTCTTTGAAGTCCACCTCGGAGTCCTCTGGGAACTCTGGGTGGGCGTCGCCGGAGCCGTCGCTCTGAGACACGCCCCAGTCGTCCCCGTCCCGGTGCTCACCGCAGTCTGCGATGACGCACGGCTGGAAGACAGGTCGGAggtcacaggtcagaggtcacaagTCAGAGGTCGTACTCCGAGAGGTCAATAGGGGATAAAGGCCTTACCCTGGCAGGTCAGTAGGGGTTAAAGGTCGTAGCCCGACAGGTCAGCGGGGGTTAAAGGTCGTACCCCGACATGTCAGTGGGGGTTAAAGGTCGTACCCTGACAGGTCAGTGGGGGTTAAAGGTCATACCCTGACCGGTCAGTGGGGGTCAGAGGTGGGGGTTAAAGGTCGTACCCCGACAGGTCAGTGGGGGTTAAAGGTTGTACCCTGAGAGGTCAGTGGGGGTTAAAGGTTGTACCCTGAGAGGTCGGTGGGGGTTAAAGGTCATACCCTGACAGGTCAGTGGGGGTCAGAGGTGGCGGTACCTTGACGGGCGTGTCTTCCCTGGTCTCCGTGGCCTCCAGGGTCTTGACGAGGCCCAGGCCGCGCAGCACCTGGCCGAACACCACGTGCTTCCCATCCAGGTGGGGCGTGGCCACCGTGGTGATGAAGAACTGGGAGCCGTTGGTGTTGGGCCCCGCGTTGGCCATGCTGAGGAGACCCACCCGGTCGTGCTGCAGGAGAGGGGGCGGAGTTAGCGCTGGCTTCACTAGGAGAGGGGGCGGAGTTAGCACTGGCTTCACTAGGATAGGGAGTGGAGTTAGCGCTGGCTTCATTAGGAGAGGGGGGCGGAGTTAGCGCTGGATTCAAGACTAGAGGACTACGTCAGCCACCAGACTAGAAGCTGCTTCATATGAGGCGAGAACATGGCAGTGTAACGGGGAGCCggtgggttagggtcagaccTCAGCTGAGGTCAAAGGACACAACCTTACCTTGTAGTGGAAGTTCTCATCTTCAAACTTCTCTCCGTATATGCTCTCGCCCCCCGTCCCGTCCTGGTTGGAGAAATCCCCTCCCTGGATCATGAAGCTCTTgatgactgggggggggggaccaggaggTTAGTAACCATGGTTACCGCTTACTACACCCGACCGTGTTCAATGGACATCGAGCGTTTCCTGTCGATGTTCCCGACAACCATGAGAGGATGGCTCCTGGTTACCTTTTCCATGGAAACCACAGCAGTGGTGTTACCTAGGTGTGGAGACCGGCTGGTTCATGGAACAGTAACCTAAATACTGACCGTAGCGAGGTACGGACCATCTTAAATACTGACCGTACCGAGGTACTGAAGACAAACACACTTGAACAGTGCGTTGAAACTACAATGTGTTGAACGCTACTCACTGAAGGGGCGCTAAAGGTTTGGTAGTGGAGCAGTGCTGAACGCTGTAGTGTGTTGAACGCTACTCACTGCGGTGGAAGGGGCGCTTAAGGTTTTGTAGTGGAGCAGTGTTGAACGCTACTCACTGCGGTGGAAGGGGCAGGCCTTGAAGTGCAGCGGCTTCCCGGTGGCCTTCCCCTCGCCCTTCTCCCCGGTGCAGAGAGCGCGGAAGTTCTCCGCTGTTCTGGGCGTGACGTCGGTGAACAGCTCCAGAACGAGTCGGCCCGCtggaacaaaaaacaaacaaaaaacatcagagagctctggcggccatgttggcggGGGGCCGGACATCGTACCGGGACCACGCCCCCATCGGACAGGACATGATGACCTCATTGTTAGGAGACGGTACAGAACGGGTGGTCCTTTGTCTTTGAGCTCTATTTATACAGCGccgtacagacacacagcgccgtacagacacacagcgcCGTACAGACACAGCGctgtacagacacacagcgcCGTACAGATTCAGTTAAGGGAGTGAAACTGTCCCAGTCAGTACTAATACACGTCATATCCGTATATATACGCTTTAGAAATAAATTGTAATGCATCACGAGATTATCATCCGGCCATACTTCTGTTAAATGGATTTAAGTCTTTGACAGACTGACGGCAGATCCTCATCAGAAATGAGTTATTATATACTTGTAGATAGTTATTAGCATTAAGCAGCAGAACCTCAGGTAACAGACGGGACTGAGGTCGGATTGACAGAACCTTGAACTGGTGATCCTCATGGTGAGAAACTGGTGGCCCTCACCATGAGAACTTTGTGGACTTCATCATGAGGACTTGGTGGTCGTCATCATGAGGACTTGTCCCACCGGACCTCCCCATGTGCTGCCGAAGCTATAGATGGACACCATGTGGTTCCGTCCATCAGACAACAGAGAATCTGATTCACCTTTGACCTCGCGTCTGACCCATATACAGTACACATACAATCAGCAGCTATCactgtttaaatatatatatatatatatatatatatatatatatatatacacacacacacacacacacacacacacacacacattataaatatttatttatttataactgGCATCTAGCGTAGGATCTCACTTTATTAGCCCGTcctgtgaatgaatgaagagcTTCAAGAGTCTCTCAGTGGGAAACAGAGGATGCTAGGCTAAACTATGCTAAGCTAGCCATGCAAACCGCTAACATTCGCCAGGAAGTTAGCGGTTGGCAATGGCTAGCTTAGTTACGAGTGTTTAAATGTTCCGACCTCTCTCTCCGCCGATGTCAACGTCAAAGAAGACCCGCGGGTTTTCGTGGTTGGACGGCTTGTTGCTGGGGATGGCGTGAGACATTTTGACGAGAGACAAGACAGGTACAGAGTCGGACTGAGGTAACCGAGTGCTAATGCTAAGTTGCTAACACAGGAGCCGGTAACGGGAGCGCACACTAACTCACGAGGAGCTGCAAGTCTCGCGAGAGGAAGAAACGAGCGTAGAGGGCCCTCTGGCGGCGTCAATTACCAATTTTGAATACCGCccttataaatatattatatagtgGTTACTTATTCAGTACTATGTATCACATGCTACAGTTTGGTTGTCATTTGAACATGTCTCTCAGAGTCGGCCGTCCAATCATGTGTTCTTCTGgtgcaggggtcagcaacctttcaacatgcagtgcccgTTTGACCTTTTcttgttaatgagtgtgccttgagcaacaatatatttaaaataagctgaattatgacacagtgaccaaaaacatttccagaagacctggaattgtactatttccatatagtccacaatcatgcatcaacattttaaatatttttttggttgttatatttgcaactagggtttacaaattataattacatatgtcccatcttaaaacatcattttcagaaactcattcaaaaacatatttgcactgtgagaaatgtaaaaaacaagaatatatgagaatgctGGAACcaaatcaatatctttaagacatgtacagctttgcaaaaccatgtgaaggcgatgcatacaggccacttgcaaaaatattttaaatatcttattctctattactcacaacataggtttaaaaacgATTAATTTATCCCGTTTCAGAACACTAATTCTGTAACTAAttgaaacatatttgcactgggaggaaatgcccaaaacagaataaatatatatttatatatattttttaagtgtgcccatgattatgctgccccatgccagtggtggcacgcgtgcctatGGTTACCGACCCCTGTTCTGGTGTGTATCAGCAGTGTAAAATGAGATGTTGGGATTAATAAACCAGAGCCCTGGACCCATCTCCAATGGACAGATAGGAGGTCTGTGAGGCCAGCTATCAGCCCAACACCCCCGGCTGGATTACAGAGCCATTTCCAGACCATTTACTTCCGTTTGATACCGGAGCAGGGACCTCTGACCTGATCTGGATCTGGCTAACAGGTTTCCACGGTAATCAGAAGTCGGCCCATCTTGTATCGTCTCTCACTGCGAACCCCATGACCTGCTGCTGATTGGCCATAGTCTGTCATGTTGGAACATTATCCATGTTTCTGGCCCAGAGGATTCTATGTGTTTATCTCCATCTGGAGTCGGCCTGTTAGAGTCATATCATCGGACGATGTGTTTCAGGGGAACATGTTTTATTGTAGAGGTCAGTGTTTGCAGTTCTCTCTTCCACTGCTGTCTGACAGGAGGTTTTCTGAAACACAAAGGAAGCAGAACCTCTTCATAGACGACTATTCCTTTAGTCAAAGTGTTTTGCAGCTTTATTCTGTACAAATAACAccaaaagtaataatattttacGTTGAAATTATGTCATTAATAACTCCTCATTCCCAAATTGTCAGTCTATGATCATTAAATCATTATCTTATAAACAATAATAAGGATAAAATGATCTTGTCCCTATGGTGTCATAGCGTCTCACTAGTGGTGTGTGATTCGTTCCCAGCCTcccacaggaagtgatgtcatggCCTCTCACTAGTGGCGCGTGATTCGTTCCCAGCCTCCCACAGGAAGTGAGGCGTAGACAGGCAACCCCTCTGGCCTGCAGGACAGAAGTGATGCATTATGGTACTGCTGGTTGCTCAGGTAACAGGTGAGGtgaatgtgaggtctcttaccTGGTCTGGATCTCCTCCCCGGTCCGCATCTCACTCTTCTGTCAGAACAACCAATCAAATGCAAGCGTTAAAttgaccgttttttttttttttttttcatacactAGAGAAGACCACCACTAtagaccactagaccaccactatATACCAATAGACCACCACTATAGACCACCATTATTGACCACTAGACCATCACTAGACCATCACTATAGACCAGCACTAGAACCCTGGACCAGCACTAGACCCTGGACCAGCACTAGACCACTAGACCACTGGACCATGACTAAACCCTGGACCAGCACTAGACCCTGGACCAGCACTAGACCCTGGACCAGCACTAGACCACTGGACCAGCACTAAACCCTGGACCAGCACTAGACCCTGGACCAGCACTAGACCCTGGACCAGCACTAGACCCTGGACCAGCACTAGGCCACTAGACCACTGGACCAGCACTAAACCCTGGACCAGCACTAGACCCTGGACCAGCACTAGACCCTGGACCAGCACTAGACCCTGGACCAGCACTAGACCCTGGACCACCCTCACCTTGATCTGCATGTTGCTGAGCAGCGCGGTGCTGTTCAGCTGCTGGCTGTagctccacccccagcccaCGACCCCCACACGGGGCGGAGGAGTGGGTCGCGgaaccccccagacccccgggacccctggagcaggagggggggcccGGGTCAGGTACTCCATTCCACCGCTGGCCTCCCGAGACGGGGTCCCTGAGCCCACATAGCGGGGGTCCAACCTCCTGCACATATAGTCCCCGACGCCGTCCGGACCTGGGCGGGGCAGACTTCAGATTAGGTTATTAATTATACATCTGATACATCGTATCTTATTAATGATGCTTCATGTTAAGTTATTAATTATATATCTGATACATCGTATCTTATTAATGATGCTTCATGTTAAGTTATTAATTATATATCTGATACATCGTATCGTATTAATGATGCTTCACGTTAAGTTATTAATTATATATCTGATACAAAGTATTTTATTAATGATGCTTCATGTTAAATTATTCTAATCTGAGACCACAGCATTGTTCATTATGTTCAATATTTACTAACATACCATTTTATCAGTATACCTACGACACACATCTTAGTAATGATGTTTATCTATTAACATAGAATTCATAGCATCATTATATCTGTGACGACACATTCTTATGACGTTGATTTACCAATGATGTTGATTAATGATATTTACTTATAAATCATGTTTATTGACTGAACATTGATGACATGATATTGTGtgttatatatttaagcaatagatcacgacaggctgtggtatgtgctcattataccactgttaaggggcgttgttcggcccgacgcgcagcggaggaccggcgacccccttcacagtggtataatgagcacataccactaagtgaagtgatctattgcttttatacaacggttactatttgGGCAAAACGGAattcatagacacactacatttaaaaaaaaaaaaaaaaaagagtcaaaATAGCTGTTATTTTCAAGAATACAAAAAATAgaccctcctggctgccttcaaaatgcacgacggtcgctatgcaacacactttagcgtccttcgagagaaggctcggctagagcggttcgccggcaatttatcctatggagcagttcactcaccgtgtgcctaagctttcgttagtctctccatcgccttgctcactcccggagtaacaacatttacaccctctccatcattcaacatatttttaggcttcagtgaactgtgctatAGCTTTTATACAACTACTTTTATACTTTGTAaccgtttctacttccaggcgcgtagtgatatgcaaactttcacaaaatgattgggcctcatagcagttatgtatatgctcattatacaacagttatgaaccaatcagatcgctggatttaagccacccgCTGTATAaattgtgttatatatataactGTTGATCAATATGAAAGTGATCAACCTGACTTCATGTGAACATGAATGATATTCTACCTAAAGAGTGATTCCTATTTTCAGTAGATCTAATAAAGTTAGTTTATTAATAAACAGATAACTACTTTGATCTTACCAGTAAAAATGATCCTGTTTCCACGACTGGCCGCAGCGTCCATACCTGTAGATGTTATACCTGCAG includes the following:
- the ppid gene encoding peptidyl-prolyl cis-trans isomerase D isoform X1; this translates as MSHAIPSNKPSNHENPRVFFDVDIGGERAGRLVLELFTDVTPRTAENFRALCTGEKGEGKATGKPLHFKACPFHRIIKSFMIQGGDFSNQDGTGGESIYGEKFEDENFHYKHDRVGLLSMANAGPNTNGSQFFITTVATPHLDGKHVVFGQVLRGLGLVKTLEATETREDTPVKPCVIADCGEHRDGDDWGVSQSDGSGDAHPEFPEDSEVDFKDVDKVLAVAEDIKNIGNTFFKKQDWASATRKYSKALRYLEMSGEVVEEDEELQRKLEPTALSCTLNKAACQLKLCLWQEALDSCNQVLELNESNTKALFRRAQAWQGLKDLDKAMADLKKAQEISPQDKAIAGEMKRVQISVKEEKEKEKKIYAKMFA